In Arachis hypogaea cultivar Tifrunner chromosome 17, arahy.Tifrunner.gnm2.J5K5, whole genome shotgun sequence, a single window of DNA contains:
- the LOC112764653 gene encoding polyadenylate-binding protein 8: protein MAQVQVSPNANGDSAAAAAFVPNQSVMTSLYVGDLDRNVKDPQLYDLFNQIGQVVSARVCRDLATQQSLGYGYVNFSNPQDAARALDVLNFTPLNNKPIRIMYSHRDPSSRTSGAANIFIKNLDKSIDHKALHDTFSSFGTILSCKIATDPSGQSKGFGFVQFEKEESAQNAIDKLNGMLINDKQVYVGHFQRKQDRESVLSANTKFSNVYVKNLSESMSDDNLKKIFGEYGTITSAVVMRDLDGKSKCFGFVNFENADDAAKAVEALNGKKFDDKEWYVGKAQKKSERELALKERFEQSMKEAADKYQGANLYLKNLDDSIDDVKLRELFSDFGTITSCKVMRDPHGVSRGSGFVAFSSPEEATRALGEMKGKLISGKPLYVALAQRKEERRAKLQAQFSQMTHVSMAPSVAPHLPLYPPRAMGLGHPFLYGQAPPAVLPQAGFGYQQQLVPGMRPGAPMPSFFVPVVQQGQQGQRPGVRRGTGPVQQPQQPVPMMQQQMLPRGRGHRYPGGRNMQEVPMLAVNYDMGALPIRDAMGQPMPIQALATALANAPPGQQRTMLGEALYPLVDKLEHDAAAKVTGMLLEMDQPEVLHLIESPDALKAKVAEAMDVLKNVAQQQTNAPADQLASLSLNENLVS, encoded by the exons ATGGCACAAGTTCAGGTGAGCCCCAATGCGAACGGTGATTCCGCCGCCGCCGCTGCTTTTGTCCCGAACCAGTCAGTGATGACGTCACTGTACGTTGGAGATCTCGACCGCAACGTCAAGGATCCGCAGCTCTACGATCTCTTCAACCAGATCGGTCAGGTCGTCTCCGCTCGCGTCTGCAGGGACTTGGCCACCCAGCAATCCCTGGGTTACGGTTACGTCAATTTCAGTAACCCTCAAGACG CGGCAAGAGCATTGGATGTGTTGAATTTCACTCCATTGAACAATAAACCGATTAGGATCATGTATTCTCATCGGGACCCTAGCTCCCGCACTAGCGGCGCTGCTAATATATTTATCAAG AATTTGGATAAGTCGATTGATCATAAGGCTCTGCATGatactttttcctcttttgggACTATTCTTTCTTGCAAGATAGCCACAGATCCTTCTGGGCAGTCAAAAGGATTTGGCTTTGTGCAATTTGAGAAGGAAGAGTCTGCTCAAAATGCCATTGACAAGTTGAATGGAATGCTGATAAATGACAAACAGGTTTACGTGGGGCATTTTCAAAGAAAGCAGGATAGAGAGAGTGTCTTAAGCGCCAATACAAAATTTAGTAATGTGTATGTAAAGAACCTGTCAGAGTCCATGTCGGATGATAACTTGAAGAAAATTTTTGGGGAGTATGGGACAATTACTAGTGCTGTAGTGATGAGAGATTTAGATGGTAAATCGAAATGTTTTGGTTTTGTCAATTTTGAAAATGCTGATGATGCTGCTAAAGCTGTTGAGGCACTCAATGGAAAGAAATTTGATGATAAGGAGTGGTACGTTGGGAAAGCCCAGAAGAAATCCGAAAGGGAGCTTGCCCTGAAGGAGCGATTTGAGCAGAGTATGAAGGAAGCTGCTGACAAATATCAAGGTGCTAACTTGTATCTCAAGAACTTGGATGATAGCATCGATGATGTAAAGCTCAGGGAACTCTTCTCAGATTTTGGTACAATAACTTCATGCAAG GTTATGCGTGATCCACATGGAGTCAGTAGAGGGTCTGGGTTTGTTGCATTTTCATCTCCTGAGGAAGCTACTCGAGCT CTCGGAGAAATGAAAGGGAAATTGATTTCTGGCAAACCTCTCTATGTTGCCCTTGcacagagaaaagaagaaagaagagccAAGTTGCAG GCCCAGTTTTCTCAAATGACGCATGTATCAATGGCTCCTTCTGTTGCACCTCATCTCCCGCTCTATCCTCCAAGGGCCATGGGTCTTGGACATCCATTTTTGTATGGGCAGGCACCTCCAGCTGTCCTTCCTCAA GCTGGATTTGGTTATCAGCAGCAACTTGTGCCTGGAATGAGGCCAGGGGCTCCAATGCCAAGCTTCTTTGTTCCAGTCGTTCAGCAGGGTCAACAAGGACAGCGCCCAGGTGTCCGTCGAGGAACAGGTCCTGTGCAACAACCACAGCAGCCAGTGCCGATGATGCAGCAGCAG ATGCTTCCAAGGGGACGTGGCCATCGTTATCCAGGTGGTCGCAACATGCAGGAGGTTCCAATGCTTGCAGTCAACTATGACATGGGAGCTCTGCCCATCCGGGATGCGATGGGACAACCAATGCCCATTCAGGCCTTGGCTACTGCCCTTGCAAATGCTCCTCCAGGACAGCAGAGGACT ATGCTTGGTGAAGCTTTATACCCACTTGTTGATAAGCTGGAACATGATGCTGCAGCAAAGGTTACAGGCATGCTTTTGGAGATGGACCAGCCTGAAGTGTTGCATCTGATTGAGTCACCCGATGCTCTCAAGGCAAAAGTTGCCGAGGCCATGGACGTGTTGAAAAATGTTGCTCAGCAGCAAACCAATGCCCCAGCTGATCAACTCGCCTCCCTCTCTCTCAATGAGAATCTTGTGTCTTAG